One region of Oxalobacteraceae sp. CFBP 8761 genomic DNA includes:
- a CDS encoding phage holin family protein: MDKEEAVVHNPGVFAGISSLFKSLFGLAVSRVELAALELADIRNHVIELVAIFAVAALAVWFAIAFGAMTIVALAWESMGWTILLIMFAVFALITAILVAKGMALIKQNKLGFPATMKELKNDREMLL, from the coding sequence GTGGATAAAGAAGAAGCAGTCGTGCATAACCCCGGCGTATTCGCCGGCATTTCCAGTCTCTTCAAGAGCCTGTTCGGTCTGGCCGTCTCGCGCGTCGAACTCGCCGCGCTGGAGTTGGCCGACATCCGCAATCACGTCATCGAGCTGGTGGCCATCTTTGCCGTGGCCGCGCTGGCGGTCTGGTTTGCCATCGCCTTCGGTGCAATGACCATCGTTGCGCTGGCATGGGAATCGATGGGCTGGACCATCCTGTTGATCATGTTCGCCGTGTTTGCACTGATCACGGCCATTCTCGTGGCCAAGGGCATGGCGCTGATCAAGCAGAACAAGCTTGGCTTCCCTGCCACGATGAAAGAACTGAAAAACGATCGCGAGATGCTGCTGTGA
- a CDS encoding DUF3616 domain-containing protein — MHPSNIVLLEFHPERDDLSPDKELRNGLSVALRMGKTLWLANDESVSIERLTLVEEDSRGQSSFAREHHQFALHDFFDLPLPAFDIEKGRINEADVEGLACDGKYMWVTGSHSLRRKKPDPLDGNKRTHKRLATVSADGNRYLLGRIPMGEQDGVPTLLKEVEHKGKRRTAALLRGDAHGNELTAQLRQDEHIGPFLAIPGKDNGFDIEGIALAGKHVLLGLRGPVLRGWATIIEVAPVDDETPGSLRLAPLDADGNLYRKHFLDLGGLGIRDLCKQGRDLLILAGPTMDLDGPVTLFRWVGGAEPDGETVVSAEALEHVLNLPFGQGVDHPEGIALFASRDGADEGLLVVHDSASPSRQIGESTLVADVYPLPSRKKKR; from the coding sequence ATGCATCCCTCAAATATTGTCCTGCTCGAATTCCATCCCGAACGCGATGACCTTAGTCCCGACAAGGAGTTGCGCAATGGCCTGTCGGTGGCGCTGCGCATGGGCAAGACGCTGTGGCTGGCAAACGATGAGTCCGTCAGCATCGAGCGTTTGACACTGGTGGAAGAAGACAGCCGCGGCCAGAGCAGCTTTGCGCGTGAGCACCATCAATTTGCGCTGCACGATTTCTTCGACCTGCCGCTGCCGGCATTCGACATCGAGAAAGGCCGCATCAATGAAGCCGATGTCGAAGGCCTGGCCTGCGACGGCAAGTATATGTGGGTCACGGGCTCGCACAGCCTGCGGCGCAAAAAGCCCGACCCGCTCGATGGCAACAAGCGCACGCACAAGCGCCTGGCGACGGTCAGTGCTGACGGTAACCGCTATCTGCTGGGCCGTATTCCAATGGGCGAACAGGATGGCGTGCCTACCTTGCTCAAGGAAGTCGAGCACAAGGGCAAGCGCCGCACTGCCGCGCTGCTGCGCGGCGATGCGCATGGCAACGAACTGACGGCGCAGCTCAGGCAGGACGAGCACATCGGCCCGTTTCTGGCCATTCCCGGCAAGGACAACGGCTTCGATATCGAGGGCATCGCGCTGGCGGGCAAGCATGTGCTGCTGGGCCTGCGCGGGCCGGTGCTACGGGGCTGGGCCACCATTATCGAAGTGGCCCCAGTCGACGATGAGACACCGGGTTCGCTGCGCCTGGCGCCGCTCGACGCGGATGGCAACCTGTACCGCAAGCATTTCCTCGACCTGGGCGGACTGGGCATTCGCGACCTGTGCAAGCAGGGCAGGGATCTGCTGATCCTGGCCGGGCCGACGATGGATCTGGACGGCCCCGTGACGCTGTTCCGGTGGGTCGGTGGCGCCGAGCCGGACGGCGAAACGGTCGTCTCTGCCGAGGCACTGGAGCACGTGCTGAACCTGCCGTTCGGGCAGGGCGTGGATCACCCGGAAGGCATCGCGCTGTTCGCCAGTCGCGATGGGGCCGATGAGGGTTTGCTGGTGGTGCACGATTCGGCGTCGCCGAGCCGGCAGATCGGGGAGAGTACGCTGGTGGCGGATGTGTATCCGCTACCGTCGCGCAAGAAAAAGCGCTGA
- a CDS encoding glycine zipper 2TM domain-containing protein: MNANRKLIAIVLATGALLTGCASNSQQPFGGGYNNASSSASAGYGVIDSIQVAQGENRTSGAGAILGGVVGALAGNQIGSGSGRTAATVAAGVAGAALGNNVEKNRNAQGPEQYQINVRMDNGEYRAVMQDSVYDLRVGNRVRIVDGRVYRY; the protein is encoded by the coding sequence ATGAATGCAAACCGTAAACTTATCGCTATCGTCCTCGCTACCGGCGCCCTGCTCACCGGTTGCGCCAGCAACAGCCAGCAGCCATTCGGCGGCGGCTACAACAATGCCAGCAGCAGTGCCTCGGCCGGCTACGGCGTGATCGATTCGATCCAGGTTGCGCAAGGTGAAAACCGCACCAGCGGCGCTGGCGCCATCCTGGGCGGCGTGGTGGGTGCACTGGCCGGCAATCAGATCGGTAGCGGCAGTGGCCGTACTGCAGCCACCGTGGCTGCCGGTGTTGCCGGCGCTGCGCTGGGTAACAACGTCGAAAAAAACCGCAATGCACAGGGTCCTGAGCAATACCAGATCAATGTCCGCATGGACAACGGCGAATACCGCGCCGTGATGCAGGACAGCGTCTACGATCTGCGTGTGGGCAACCGCGTTCGCATCGTTGACGGCCGCGTGTACCGTTACTGA
- a CDS encoding BON domain-containing protein has translation MKIAKSIISAAIFATVAITAVGCSSTNKQASTGEYVDDAVITTKVKAALINDPNVKAREVNVETFKGDVQLSGFVADARDAQRAVEIARGVKGVTAVKNDIRVK, from the coding sequence ATGAAAATCGCTAAAAGCATCATCTCCGCTGCCATCTTCGCTACCGTCGCCATCACCGCTGTCGGTTGCTCGTCGACCAACAAGCAAGCCAGCACCGGCGAATACGTCGACGACGCAGTGATCACCACCAAGGTCAAGGCTGCCCTGATCAACGACCCTAACGTGAAAGCACGTGAAGTCAACGTCGAAACGTTCAAGGGCGACGTTCAGCTGTCGGGCTTCGTTGCTGATGCACGCGACGCACAGCGCGCTGTCGAGATCGCACGTGGCGTCAAAGGCGTCACCGCAGTCAAGAACGACATCCGCGTGAAATAA
- a CDS encoding AI-2E family transporter, whose product MQLAQSDPAMPATPPDTAAPGALPPSSNGDALHPEVRSTGDDLALHIGALRVPLHVNARGLALGVLATIAFVFALQWAQKFFVPLLLGILIAYTLNPVVRWLERWHIRRIVGATLVTVVIVGAMAGTVYRLQGEFFNIIDDLPTLTSKVTRILSNTTGERSTLQQMQAAAAEIERAASNVGSDARRVTQQRRQNAGDASSSSPIRVMDWVLAGSMSLAAFMSQATMVIFLVFFLLLAGDTFKRKLVKLTGPSLSRKKVTVHILDDINTSIQSYMFMLLVTNVLLALLMWGTLRAIGLENAGAWAAFAGVAHLMPYFGPLVITVATGMAAFLQFETVGMVTLVAGASLGIATLVGMVVATWMTGKIARMNPAAVFVSLLFWGWLWGVWGLLLGVPLVMVLKVVAERVEGMEVVSELLGE is encoded by the coding sequence ATGCAGCTAGCTCAATCTGATCCGGCCATGCCGGCAACCCCGCCTGATACTGCCGCCCCGGGGGCTTTGCCCCCAAGCAGCAACGGTGACGCCCTCCATCCCGAGGTGCGTTCCACCGGCGACGATCTCGCCCTTCACATCGGTGCGCTACGCGTACCACTGCACGTCAACGCCCGCGGCCTCGCGCTCGGCGTCCTCGCTACCATCGCTTTTGTCTTCGCGCTCCAATGGGCGCAAAAATTCTTCGTGCCGCTTTTGCTCGGCATTCTGATCGCGTATACCCTCAATCCTGTCGTACGCTGGCTCGAGCGCTGGCATATCCGCCGCATCGTCGGCGCCACACTGGTCACCGTCGTGATCGTGGGCGCGATGGCTGGCACCGTGTACCGGCTGCAGGGTGAATTCTTCAATATCATCGACGATCTGCCGACGCTGACATCGAAAGTCACGCGCATCCTGTCGAATACGACAGGCGAACGTTCGACGCTGCAGCAGATGCAGGCGGCCGCCGCCGAGATCGAGCGCGCCGCCAGCAATGTCGGCTCGGACGCCCGTCGCGTCACGCAGCAGCGGCGCCAGAATGCCGGTGATGCGTCGTCGAGCTCGCCAATTCGCGTCATGGACTGGGTGCTGGCCGGCTCGATGAGCCTGGCGGCGTTCATGTCGCAGGCCACGATGGTGATCTTTCTCGTGTTCTTCCTGCTGCTGGCGGGCGACACGTTCAAGCGCAAGCTCGTCAAGCTGACGGGGCCTTCGCTGTCGCGCAAGAAAGTCACGGTCCATATCCTGGACGACATCAATACGTCGATCCAAAGCTATATGTTCATGCTGCTGGTGACCAACGTCCTGCTGGCGCTGCTGATGTGGGGCACGCTGCGCGCGATCGGTCTGGAAAACGCCGGCGCGTGGGCGGCGTTTGCCGGCGTGGCGCACCTGATGCCGTATTTTGGGCCGCTCGTGATTACGGTCGCCACTGGCATGGCCGCGTTCCTGCAGTTTGAAACCGTGGGCATGGTCACGCTGGTGGCGGGCGCATCGCTTGGCATCGCGACACTGGTCGGCATGGTCGTAGCAACCTGGATGACCGGCAAGATCGCGCGCATGAATCCGGCGGCGGTCTTCGTCAGCCTGCTGTTCTGGGGCTGGCTCTGGGGTGTCTGGGGCTTGCTGCTGGGGGTGCCGCTCGTGATGGTGCTCAAGGTCGTGGCCGAGCGCGTCGAGGGGATGGAAGTCGTATCGGAACTGCTGGGAGAATAA
- a CDS encoding YihY/virulence factor BrkB family protein: MAVNKWFPYTHQIYQVLRAAVMDWIDHRASSKGAALAFYTLFSLAPILVLVIAVAGFFYGAEAAQGQLLNELRGLVGVQGADTIQAILAGAQNKETGMFATIVATLLLIVGATTVFSELKDSLDEIWNLPAPPNGGIWNLIRTRLLSFGVILVLGFLLMVSLVISAATTVAEKFISGMWQDAAIVIGWIASGLGFLVIATLFGVIYKLLPRVKLSWQDVAIGALGTAAMFTLGKFGIGLYIGNSGTTDSFGAAGSLIALLLWVYYSAQIFFLGAEFARQYALQMGSLRNKPKSVTGVDPKPKAE, translated from the coding sequence ATGGCAGTGAATAAATGGTTCCCGTACACGCACCAAATCTACCAGGTACTGCGCGCTGCAGTCATGGATTGGATCGATCACCGGGCGTCCAGCAAAGGGGCTGCGCTGGCGTTCTATACGTTGTTTTCGCTGGCACCAATCCTGGTGCTCGTGATTGCCGTTGCCGGTTTTTTCTACGGTGCGGAAGCGGCTCAAGGGCAATTGCTCAATGAATTGCGCGGTCTTGTCGGTGTCCAGGGCGCCGATACCATCCAGGCCATCCTGGCCGGTGCGCAAAACAAGGAAACGGGCATGTTTGCCACAATCGTGGCCACATTGCTGCTGATCGTCGGTGCGACGACCGTGTTTTCAGAACTCAAGGACAGCCTGGATGAAATCTGGAACCTGCCGGCGCCACCGAATGGCGGCATATGGAACCTGATCCGCACCCGCCTGCTGTCATTTGGCGTGATTCTGGTGCTGGGTTTCCTGCTGATGGTCTCACTGGTGATCAGCGCCGCCACAACGGTGGCTGAGAAATTTATCAGCGGTATGTGGCAAGACGCCGCGATCGTCATTGGCTGGATTGCTTCGGGCCTGGGCTTCCTGGTCATCGCCACCCTGTTCGGCGTGATCTACAAGCTGCTCCCTCGCGTCAAACTGTCGTGGCAAGACGTGGCCATCGGCGCGCTTGGCACGGCGGCAATGTTCACGCTGGGGAAGTTCGGGATTGGCCTGTACATCGGCAACAGCGGTACCACCGACAGCTTCGGCGCCGCCGGTTCGCTGATCGCCTTGCTGCTGTGGGTTTATTACTCAGCGCAGATCTTTTTCCTGGGCGCAGAATTCGCGCGCCAGTATGCGTTGCAGATGGGTAGCTTGCGTAACAAGCCAAAGTCGGTAACGGGCGTGGACCCGAAACCGAAGGCGGAATAA
- a CDS encoding OmpA family protein, producing MNNTKKIALAAALLCASGATLAQEINPSWYIQPSVNHVKPDADFGVDDRDTGGGLKFGKAVSQNWDIQVGASQTRFEQGRSEYRQTLLGADALLMLSRERFRPFILFGLGVERDKVNNPLRNVEKNSPYGTVGIGFQASLTPQWSLQADLRTVRGFLRDDELFGFKRSNNKMLTVGVNYAFNPPPAAPMPAPAPVVEAPAPAPEPVAPPPPPAPRFQKVTLEATKMFAFDKAVVITPAPKLDEIAAALQADTSVTNVEITGYTDRLGSESYNQKLSERRAMAVREYLIGKGIDGNRLRAIGKGEANPVVECNQKGRAQLIACLEPNRRVEVDQITVEVPVQR from the coding sequence GTGAACAACACCAAGAAAATCGCCCTGGCTGCAGCACTGCTGTGCGCATCCGGCGCCACCCTCGCGCAAGAGATCAACCCATCGTGGTATATCCAGCCTAGCGTGAACCACGTTAAGCCAGATGCAGACTTCGGCGTTGATGACCGCGACACGGGTGGCGGCCTGAAGTTCGGTAAGGCGGTCAGTCAGAACTGGGACATCCAGGTCGGCGCCAGCCAGACCCGTTTCGAACAGGGTCGCAGCGAATACCGCCAGACCCTGCTCGGCGCAGACGCTCTGCTGATGCTGAGCCGTGAGCGTTTCCGTCCATTCATCCTGTTCGGTCTGGGTGTTGAGCGTGACAAGGTCAACAATCCACTGCGTAACGTCGAGAAAAACTCGCCGTACGGCACCGTTGGTATCGGTTTCCAGGCAAGCCTGACCCCGCAATGGTCGCTGCAAGCTGACCTGCGCACCGTGCGTGGCTTCCTGCGTGATGACGAACTGTTCGGCTTCAAGCGCAGCAACAACAAAATGCTGACCGTCGGCGTGAACTACGCGTTCAACCCACCACCAGCAGCACCAATGCCAGCACCGGCACCAGTGGTCGAAGCACCAGCTCCAGCACCTGAGCCAGTCGCACCGCCACCACCACCAGCACCACGCTTCCAGAAAGTCACCCTCGAAGCGACCAAGATGTTCGCCTTCGACAAGGCTGTCGTGATCACCCCAGCACCTAAGCTGGACGAAATCGCTGCTGCCCTGCAAGCTGACACCAGCGTCACCAACGTCGAAATCACCGGCTACACCGACCGTCTGGGTTCGGAGTCGTACAACCAGAAGCTGTCGGAGCGTCGCGCCATGGCCGTGCGTGAGTATCTGATCGGCAAAGGCATCGACGGTAACCGTCTGCGCGCTATCGGCAAGGGCGAAGCTAACCCAGTCGTCGAGTGCAACCAGAAAGGCCGCGCTCAGCTGATCGCTTGCCTGGAACCTAACCGTCGCGTCGAAGTCGACCAGATCACGGTTGAAGTCCCAGTCCAGCGTTAA
- a CDS encoding winged helix-turn-helix transcriptional regulator — protein MHATTQHNAVHSETGAVHTSGNSALIERVPPQPTERAPISLAPIERVRSTSATQRRIENMQKLINELSSHEMLADEIAWFLKFSPSGARKYIRDLREAGVIELARYIEGTATYLGKAVYQISPDPDRVKAFLAAICQPKREGVAPRKERPGLREQNMAGSGRHFHILADDTHYAIRVNRSPVARDPLVAALFGPPPGQPAVK, from the coding sequence ATGCATGCAACGACACAGCACAACGCGGTACATAGCGAGACCGGCGCAGTGCACACCTCCGGCAATTCGGCGCTGATTGAACGCGTCCCACCACAGCCAACCGAGCGCGCACCGATTTCTTTGGCCCCGATCGAGCGCGTGCGTTCGACGTCTGCCACCCAGCGCCGCATTGAAAACATGCAAAAGCTGATCAACGAACTCTCGAGCCATGAAATGCTGGCCGATGAGATCGCCTGGTTCCTCAAGTTTTCGCCGTCCGGCGCCCGCAAGTATATCCGCGATCTGCGCGAAGCCGGCGTGATCGAGTTGGCCCGCTACATCGAAGGCACCGCTACCTATCTGGGCAAGGCCGTGTACCAGATTTCGCCAGACCCAGACCGCGTCAAGGCGTTCCTGGCAGCGATCTGCCAGCCAAAGCGCGAAGGCGTCGCCCCACGCAAGGAGCGTCCGGGCCTGCGCGAGCAGAACATGGCTGGCAGCGGTCGTCACTTCCACATCCTGGCCGATGACACCCACTATGCCATCCGCGTCAATCGCAGCCCTGTGGCACGCGATCCACTCGTAGCAGCACTGTTCGGCCCGCCACCAGGCCAACCTGCAGTCAAGTAA
- a CDS encoding glutathione peroxidase: MLPSAESLEGKPVPKVTFKARPDDQWRDVTSDELFKGRTVVVFSLPGAFTPTCSSTHLPRYNELAPVLRSHGVDEVLCISVNDAFVMNQWKAGQDAANITVIPDGNGDFTTGMGMLVDKRDLGFGSRSWRYSMLVRDGVIDKIFIEADKEGDPFEVSDADTMLDYVAPQAQVPEPVVMFSRPGCPHCARARQALQEQDIHFTDISEDQKINSIVLRGISGRMTWPQIFVGGELIGGADDVQAWLAKRT; this comes from the coding sequence ATGTTACCGAGTGCCGAATCGCTGGAAGGCAAACCCGTACCCAAGGTGACGTTCAAGGCGCGCCCCGACGATCAGTGGCGCGATGTGACGTCCGATGAATTGTTCAAGGGCCGCACCGTGGTGGTCTTTTCGCTGCCCGGCGCATTTACGCCAACCTGTTCCTCGACCCATCTGCCGCGCTATAACGAGCTGGCGCCCGTGCTGCGCTCGCATGGTGTCGATGAGGTGCTCTGTATTTCGGTCAATGACGCCTTCGTCATGAATCAGTGGAAAGCAGGGCAGGACGCCGCCAACATCACGGTTATCCCGGACGGCAATGGTGACTTTACGACCGGCATGGGCATGCTGGTCGACAAGCGCGACCTCGGTTTCGGCAGCCGCTCGTGGCGCTATTCGATGCTCGTGCGCGACGGCGTGATCGACAAGATTTTCATCGAGGCTGACAAGGAAGGTGATCCGTTCGAGGTGTCGGACGCCGACACGATGCTTGACTACGTTGCGCCACAGGCCCAGGTGCCAGAGCCGGTGGTCATGTTTTCGCGGCCCGGTTGCCCGCATTGCGCGCGCGCACGGCAAGCATTGCAGGAACAGGACATCCATTTCACCGACATTTCCGAAGACCAGAAGATCAATTCGATCGTCTTGCGCGGCATCAGCGGCCGGATGACGTGGCCACAAATTTTCGTTGGTGGTGAATTGATCGGCGGCGCTGACGACGTGCAGGCCTGGCTCGCCAAACGGACCTGA
- a CDS encoding zinc-dependent peptidase, translating to METLAVGVLGAVILAAWLVPKWRLRRAISRPLPEEHVAILARNVMQYSRMDDLQRQQLARMVQHFLHEKKFVGCAGLELTDEMRVTIAGQACLLLLGRVGGDAKPVSYPTLEMVLVYPGAFLAPRKQIDASGVVTEERQDLLGESWGDGRVILSWDHVRRGDTLDASGHNVVLHEFAHQLDSESGNTNGAPYLGSSERYRSWSEVLSRDYANLRHDAMWGKQGVLDHYGATNPAEFFAVATESFFEQPHQLAARHPALYDEFLKYYRIDPRQWQSTPPAPVEEPPQYGVVYGQWR from the coding sequence ATGGAAACGCTTGCTGTCGGGGTGCTGGGCGCCGTTATCCTGGCCGCCTGGCTGGTGCCCAAATGGCGCTTGCGCCGCGCGATATCCCGGCCGCTGCCGGAAGAGCATGTGGCGATCCTCGCCCGTAATGTCATGCAATACAGTCGCATGGACGATCTGCAGCGCCAACAACTGGCGCGGATGGTCCAGCATTTTCTGCATGAAAAAAAGTTCGTCGGCTGCGCCGGTCTCGAGTTGACCGACGAGATGCGCGTGACCATTGCAGGCCAGGCGTGCTTGCTGCTGCTGGGTCGTGTCGGCGGCGATGCAAAACCGGTCAGTTATCCGACGCTCGAGATGGTGCTGGTCTACCCGGGAGCATTCCTGGCGCCGCGCAAGCAGATCGACGCATCCGGCGTGGTGACCGAAGAGCGGCAGGACTTGCTGGGTGAATCGTGGGGCGATGGGCGCGTCATCCTGTCGTGGGATCATGTGCGGCGCGGTGATACTCTGGATGCGTCTGGCCACAACGTCGTGTTGCACGAGTTTGCGCATCAGCTCGACAGCGAGTCCGGCAACACCAATGGTGCGCCGTATCTGGGCAGTAGCGAGCGTTACCGTAGTTGGTCCGAAGTGCTGTCGCGCGATTACGCGAACTTGCGGCACGATGCCATGTGGGGCAAGCAGGGTGTGCTCGACCATTACGGCGCCACCAATCCGGCTGAATTTTTCGCCGTCGCCACGGAAAGCTTCTTCGAGCAACCGCACCAGCTCGCCGCGCGCCATCCCGCGTTGTACGATGAATTTCTCAAGTATTACAGGATCGATCCACGTCAATGGCAAAGCACACCGCCTGCCCCGGTGGAGGAACCGCCGCAGTATGGCGTGGTCTATGGGCAGTGGCGCTGA